In Aegilops tauschii subsp. strangulata cultivar AL8/78 chromosome 3, Aet v6.0, whole genome shotgun sequence, one genomic interval encodes:
- the LOC109776527 gene encoding aquaporin TIP4-3, translating into MPKIALGHRREASDPGCLRAVLGELVLTFLFVFVGVGSAIVGGQAVAAGGDTSAALIAVALGHALVVAVFATAGFHISGAHMNPAVTLSLAVGGHITLIRAAFFVLAQMLGSSLACILLRALTGGLVTPVHALAAGVGPIQGVVAEVVFTFTLLFTIYAAILDPKSSAPGFGPLLTGLLVGANTIAGGALTGASMNPARSFGPALASGNWANHWVYWVGPLAGGPLAVAVYEFIFTVPATHQQLPTVE; encoded by the exons ATGCCGAAGATAGCGCTGGGCCACCGCCGCGAGGCGTCCGACCCCGGCTGCCTCCGGGCCGTGCTCGGCGAGCTCGTCCTCACCTTCCTCTTCGTCTTCGTCGGCGTCGGCTCCGCCATCGTCGGAG GACAAGCAGTCGCTGCCGGAGGCGACACGTCGGCGGCGTTGATCGCGGTGGCGCTGGGCCATGCGCTGGTGGTGGCGGTGTTCGCGACCGCAGGGTTCCACATCTCCGGCGCCCACATGAACCCGGCCGTCACGCTCAGCCTCGCCGTTGGCGGCCACATCACCCTCATCCGCGCCGCCTTCTTCGTGCTCGCCCAGATGCTCGGCTCCTCCCTCGCCTGCATCCTGCTCAGGGCCCTCACCGGCGGACTG GTCACTCCGGTGCACGCGCTGGCGGCGGGCGTGGGCCCGATCCAGGGCGTGGTGGCGGAGGTCGTCTTCACCTTCACGCTGCTCTTCACCATCTACGCCGCCATCCTCGACCCCAAGAGCTCCGCGCCAGGGTTCGGCCCGCTGCTCACCGGCCTCCTCGTCGGCGCCAACACCATCGCTGGCGGCGCGCTTACCGGCGCGTCCATGAACCCCGCGAGGTCCTTCGGGCCGGCGCTGGCCTCCGGAAACTGGGCCAACCACTGGGTCTACTGGGTCGGCCCGCTCGCCGGCGGGCCCCTCGCCGTGGCCGTCTACGAGTTCATCTTCACCGTCCCGGCGACGCACCAGCAGCTTCCAACGGTGGAGTGA